From a region of the Hippopotamus amphibius kiboko isolate mHipAmp2 chromosome 3, mHipAmp2.hap2, whole genome shotgun sequence genome:
- the LOC130849613 gene encoding flavin-containing monooxygenase 5-like: protein MAKKQIAVIGAGISGLSAIRCCLDENLEPTCFERNDDIGGLWKFQKNTSEKMPSIYKSVTINTSKEIMCFSDFPVPDHFPNYMHNSKLMNDFRMYVKHFGLLKYIRFKTKVRSVRKRPDFSFNEQWDVVVEANGKQETLVFDGILVCSGHHTDPYLPLQSFPGIEKFEGCYFQSREYKSPEDFSGKRIIVVGIGNSGVDIAVELSHVAKQVFLSTRRGAWILHHVWENVYPMDSSLFTRFNHFLQKIATTAIVNNHLEKILNSRFSHAHYGLQPQHRPLSQHATVSDGLPNHIISGRVQVKPNMKEFMETDAIFDDGSIEENIDVVIFATGYSFSFPFLDGLINVTNDKVSLYKFMFPPDLEKPTLAVIGLIQPFGIVLPIVELQSRWATRVFKGLSQLPSVKNMMADIAQKESAMEKRYVKTPRHTIQVDHIEYMDEIAALVGVKPNLLFLFLSDLKLAMEVFFGPCTPYQYRLHGPGKWAGARKAILTQREQTIKPLRTRITSEDSHSSSPLSWIKIAPVGLAFLAAGLAYFRYIHHGKRK, encoded by the exons ATGGCCAAGAAGCAGATTGCTGTGATTGGGGCTGGAATTAGTGGACTGAGTGCCATTAGGTGCTGCTTAGATGAAAATTTGGAGCCCACCTGCTTTGAAAGAAATGATGATATTGGAGGTCTCTGGAAATTTCAA AAAAATACCTCAGAGAAAATGCCCAGTATCTACAAATCTGTGACCATCAACACTTCCAAAGAGATAATGTGCTTCAGTGACTTCCCTGTACCTGATCATTTTCCTAATTATATGCACAACTCCAAACTCATGAACGACTTCAGGATGTATGTCAAACACTTTGGCCTCCTAAAATACATTCGTTTTAAG ACTAAAGTGCGAAGTGTGAGGAAACGTCCAGATTTTTCCTTCAATGAACAATGGGATGTTGTTGTGGAGGCTAACGGAAAACAGGAGACTTTGGTCTTTGATGGGATTTTGGTCTGCAGTGGACATCACACAGACCCGTACTTACCACTTCAGTCCTTCCCAG GCATTGAGAAGTTTGAAGGCTGTTATTTCCAGAGTCGGGAGTATAAAAGTCCTGAGGATTTTTCAGGAAAGAGAATTATAGTAGTTGGCATTGGGAATTCTGGAGTGGATATCGCAGTGGAGCTCAGTCATGTAGCAAAACAG GTATTCCTCAGTACTCGACGAGGAGCATGGATTTTACACCATGTCTGGGAAAATGTGTATCCCATGGACAGCTCATTATTCACTAGGTTCAATCATTTTCTCCAGAAAATTGCAACTACAGCAATAGTAAATAACCACTTAGAGAAGATACTGAACTCCAGATTCAGTCATGCACACTATGGCCTGCAGCCTCAGCACAG accTTTAAGTCAGCATGCAACTGTCAGTGATGGCCTGCCAAACCACATAATTTCTGGAAGAGTCCAAGTGAAACCCAACATGAAGGAGTTCATGGAAACAGATGCCATTTTTGATGACGGCAGCATAGAGGAGAATATTGATGTGGTCATCTTTGCTACAGgatacagtttttcttttcctttccttgatgGTTTGATCAATGTCACTAATGATAAAGTGTCCCTGTATAAATTTATGTTCCCTCCTGACCTGGAGAAGCCAACACTGGCTGTCATCGGCCTTATCCAGCCATTCGGCATCGTCCTACCTATTGTAGAACTCCAGTCTCGTTGGGCTACACGAGTGTTCAAAG GCCTAAGCCAGTTACCTTCAGTGAAGAATATGATGGCAGATATTGCCCAGAAGGAAAGTGCTATGGAAAAACG GTATGTGAAGACACCCCGCCACACCATCCAAGTGGATCACATTGAGTACATGGATGAGATTGCCGCCCTGGTGGGCGTGAAGCCAAACCTGTTATTCCTCTTTCTCTCAGATCTAAAGCTGGCCATGGAGGTTTTCTTTGGTCCATGCACACCGTACCAGTACCGCCTGCATGGGCCAGGGAAGTGGGCTGGGGCCCGGAAAGCCATCCTGACTCAGAGAGAGCAGACCATCAAGCCCCTGAGGACTCGGATTACTAGTGAGGACAGCCACTCATCCTCACCACTCTCTTGGATAAAGATAGCACCTGTTGGCCTTGCATTTCTGGCTGCTGGCTTAGCATACTTTAGATATATTCATCATGGTAAACGGAAATAA